The Synergistaceae bacterium genome contains a region encoding:
- a CDS encoding SH3 domain-containing protein gives MKKFAVLLMLVLFCGTAWAASYPELGACTGTNVRLREDPGTDGRIVGKIESRRHVFVILDEAWVDGEKWYEIEHPTQEGTAFISGRYVNYGWYHGKPTGKEFVKVRQMFGVYPEKAETLFGKAKRDEFGNLNYNGLILRYDDEDMIQQVQIEKRGYSLAGIRVGDPLDKLSGLEMSDDARSVLEDVLHDFNDVITSEHDDDEPVDGPEGWTYTNPDTGESIFFEFTANSKGEPVVGRIIWTAPEGEG, from the coding sequence ATGAAGAAGTTTGCGGTGTTGTTGATGCTGGTGCTGTTCTGCGGGACGGCATGGGCGGCGAGTTACCCGGAGCTTGGCGCGTGCACAGGTACGAACGTCCGGCTTCGGGAGGATCCCGGCACTGACGGCAGAATCGTCGGCAAGATCGAGAGCAGGCGGCACGTGTTCGTCATTCTGGACGAGGCGTGGGTTGACGGGGAGAAGTGGTACGAGATAGAGCACCCCACACAAGAAGGCACGGCGTTCATCTCGGGGCGTTACGTGAACTATGGCTGGTATCACGGCAAGCCGACGGGAAAAGAGTTCGTGAAGGTGCGGCAGATGTTCGGAGTTTACCCCGAGAAGGCAGAAACACTCTTCGGCAAGGCCAAGAGAGACGAGTTCGGCAACCTGAATTACAACGGGCTGATACTGCGCTACGATGACGAGGACATGATTCAACAGGTGCAGATTGAGAAGCGGGGCTATTCACTGGCAGGCATAAGAGTAGGAGACCCGCTCGACAAGCTCTCCGGCCTCGAGATGTCAGACGATGCACGCAGTGTCCTTGAGGATGTCCTTCACGACTTCAATGATGTAATTACTTCGGAGCATGACGATGATGAACCAGTTGACGGCCCTGAAGGCTGGACGTACACGAACCCTGACACGGGAGAGAGCATATTCTTCGAGTTCACCGCCAACAGCAAAGGAGAACCGGTCGTCGGTAGGATTATCTGGACAGCACCTGAAGGTGAAGGCTAA
- a CDS encoding rubredoxin has protein sequence MTKYVCTVCGYVYDPEAGDPDNGVAPGTAWEDVPEDWVCPLCAVGKDSFEAQ, from the coding sequence ATGACAAAGTATGTATGCACCGTATGCGGTTACGTGTACGATCCTGAGGCCGGAGACCCTGACAACGGAGTAGCTCCGGGAACAGCGTGGGAGGATGTCCCAGAAGACTGGGTGTGCCCCCTGTGCGCAGTAGGCAAGGATTCCTTCGAGGCTCAGTAA